From the genome of Pieris brassicae chromosome Z, ilPieBrab1.1, whole genome shotgun sequence:
TGCTATGACAGAATGTCTACACACTTTGGAATCTATGCAGAGTGAGTATTTGAACGCTACATGTAATAACTGTAAAACTTCGGGTCTTTAACTTGATTTATACCTGAGCTTTGGGTTTGGATTTATTCGGTCAGTATATGATGTTATAACCTTCCacgattaataaaatatcggacacaaaaaaattttttttcgctAGCTTTTTATAGGGCGTATAAccattagttaatttttaaatattacattgtttatgttttttctaTGGTTATATATTCAGAGTGttgtatattattgaaaaacgACAGCACTAGTTCGGACACGTAGCCTTACAAAGTCGAGCGACGCATTATTACTTAAGGTGTATCGAGacttataaagtccggaaaTGCACGTTCCTTTCCAGAAGGATGGTCGTATCACTTAACTTCAGATGAGCTTCCTGCCAGTTTAcctcctgttatataaaaaaactatgtatGACACTCGTATGTCACAATCAACATTTTTTAACGTATAGTAGTCATACTTACCGCTGAGGCTCTATAACACACAAGCTTTTTAGTTCGTTAGATATGaagaaataacataataattattattcttagtataattttgtttaaacgttatttaatttagaatcaCCGCTGGGGACATTTTACAACAAATCCGATAAAACTGATTTAAAGACAGATAAAATCAAAGAAGATGAAGTGTCAAGTTCAGAGGAAGCAAGAAAGAATGAATTAAATCCTATTTCGGGTATGTTCTTCGTTTGAATATTAATTCGAAGGAACTAAGAGTCTTATTGTGTTAATTTCAGATACTAAAGTATATGGCaagtcaaaactatttacataatatttaataataagtacatGGCCCCATTTTAGACTTATTGAATAAGGCTATTTACACGTACTATATATATTCCGGAATTGTTTATATGTGTATTTCAATTGAAAATAGAATTGTTAATCTGtcgcaaaattatttgatactAAACATTCTAGCTTAAACATATCGCCGGAGGATCGTATGCATGCAGCGTGCCACTTGAACAATcacagtttaaattatattacgacatatatactataagtaggatcatatataataattgcgACTGTTATACTGATgcgaattttatattttatgcttaTGCACAAACTTCATGATTTATTTCGTTAAATGTCGACCATAACAATGCGTGAAACATATTcataaacacatttaattataaaaataattttcatttatttacgtGCTGTGTGCTAAATGAATATTCAACAATATTTAGGTTACTTATTGTGTGACACTCGAGAATATTGTTCAATATTGGAATTCATGCACTCGAATTTTACccaatttaaaaatcacttaaaatattattcttattcataaaaaaaacatcctgACTGCAGCGATTTAACGATAGCAAATTTGTCtcatttcttataaataatcttttaattaaaaagcttagtcctaatatatatttgacatTCATCAGTATAGCACTAACGATAGAATTTTAACAGAAGGAAATCAACAGAACACCGCACAAAATTTCGAACGACAAGACAAAGGACATAATGATCAAAAAGTGGacacagataaaaaattaatcacaGACGAGAAAACCGTAAGACAAGCTGAGAGTACAGTAAAAAGTTTCGCTACATACGGACCTATTTGTTCGTTCGATATAAACACAGAAGACATGTATGCACCGGCAGCAGAACTCCTAGTTGCAACTATCAAATGGCTCCATAGTATTTCACCGTTCCGACAAATGTCCTTCAAGGAGCAGACATGTCTTCTACTATGTAATTGGAAAgagctttttatattaaccGCCGCTCAATATTCCTTCTCTTTTGATGAAGGTAAGTGACTAGTTAATCAAAGGGAGACGGCCATTTAGAGCGAGATTTAGAGTCCAtcaatcttttaaaactttgaTAGCGAATTTGTCtgaagatataaaaataaacaatttaacaaatttaattaatttatgatatatgCTTCTCTGCTTTTGTTAGATTCAACTAACATTAAAAGGAAGTATCTAAGTCAAATTGCACGCTTCATCTCGGATTTGATTAGTGTTAGTTATGCACACAAaacactataatatatttttagatcaCATATCACCAACAATGCTTGCAAAAAGGTCAAACATTAAAGAAGAAATCAAGAAGATAACTTtcttgttaaagaaaataatgcgAAGCCGACTGGATAAGCTGGACTATGACTGTCTAAAATCGGCACTTCTTTTTCGAGCAGGTATTTTCTACGTTCTTACAGGTGCAATTGTTGCGCTAGTTAAGATTCTATGTACAATTAACAAGATTTCGTtgatttttatacttattacCGACTAAGGTTCGAATAGAActcaagaaaatatattatatatttatctacatGTACGAGCAGTGAGCATCTGCTCGCACTAGGCTTTAAcatgcgactttcatccctgaggtcgtaagttcgatccaaTGTATTTACTTTCTATGTgttcatttaacactcgctcgaacggtgaaggaaaacgtcgagaggaaaccggcttgccgtagacccaaaaagtcgacggcgtgcgtcaggcacagaaggctgatcacctacttgcctattaaattaacaaatgatcatgaaacagatacagagatctgaggcccagacctaaaaaggttctagcgctattgattttttttatacgaatttttataaaatttttatacaacttAGAATTTTGTAAcatctattatttaattaaattttatactaaagTCTTAATTTACAGATTGCTCTATACCTAACGCTGAACTTCTTCAGGAGCAAGCTCTGACCCATCTTCAGAAGCACTGTTTAAGCAAAGACAGTTGTCGTCTCGGAAAACTCATGATACTACTACCTAATATATGTCTACTTGCGAACGAGAACTTCTTAGAATATCTTCTTTTTTCGTCTACCACGATCAGTGATATCCAGACAATGCTCATTCgcatttttacatatacagCAATATGAATCAATTAAGTTTTGATGTGCTGTATAGGCTTTTAGGCCTTGAGGATTTCtacgaatttttaaaaaccatcACCGTATGCTGGAGAATcaagattattttaaagaagtaCAATATCATCAGTTGGTTAATTTAACCAACTTCTTACATTTTCCATGATAATCAATACAGATTTgaaccaatttaaaaataatttcctttgtaagaaaaaaaaaaattattattactgatGGCGTATCGTGATATCCCCTCCGCTGGTGTTGAAAAATAGTATTCTGTATATGTACTTTGAATTATCGTGTAAGTAGTCTTTATCCCTTAGTAAATGGTgcaatttcattaaatgtaaaatatcgTAATTTGACATCCTTTGAGCCGTCATATTAACACTTTGACATGCCGGAAGAGACAGAAAAGGTAACACTAAATTGTTACAGACTATTTGACAAATTacagataaattattagtgACTAGAACGTAaccatattgttattttggcTTTGAAAACtctaattaaatgtaaatatacgCCAACATGCTTCTCTAAAACAAGATGACGTGACAGTCCATGTGACCTACCATGCTTGTAAACAACTGTCAAGTTtacgtttaaattattttaacacaaaTTGCGGAAttgtgttatataaaaatataacaatgtttATCAATACGAGGCTTGGCTTCAATAGTATTTTCTTGccaaaaagaaatgttttataacacacgaaattcctttttaatcattttcttAAACAAAGAGTACCTTCACTTAAACAACACTATACCTCACAAACTAACAGTTGTCATATTTAAAGACGTGTCTTTTGAAGGTTATGTCTAACAAAAAatcgtattatttaataaaggcAGTAGCCATCTATGTGTTATCCTAATATTTCGATGAATAACTCAAAATAGTATCATGGTTAGACAGACAGAGCCATTATTTACGAGCATATTATGTCAATGAGTACCTAACTCATCACCTCTGCGCATTACGATGTCTCTTGAAAACTGCTGAATGTGAAATACAAATACTGCAAAATATCTCGTTTCATTTATGATTCCATTAAAAgataactatttaattaaaaagtaccAAAATAGAAAGCAAAACTTAGTTTCAAAAGTACCTATTTTGGACCATAAACTGTAGAGTTAAaccaatattttatagaaatttaacCTTGTTTCACTggatttttaacaaaaaaaaaaacgccaGATACATCTTTCCTCGCTGCTTTTTGGTCTTATTTTTTACAAGGTGCAGAAGAATACATAATCTGTTCTTCATAGACTGAAAAGATAACTAGTGAGATTTCCTCGTCATGTAAAATTGGGACTGAAGAAAAATTAAAGgtctaaaattgtatttaaaacaacaaacacaacaaacattttctttcataaatcCTTATTTTCCAAATTGTGTGACTATGTGTCCAATAGCCAACATTTTTGAATCCTTGGTCAACGACTTAAAGCATGATTTAAATCTGGAGAATTGTTCTGGTTTATAGTAACTCCATTAAGCGTGACTGCCTACAATGTAACAGAATTAAACTAAGAGAGTGTCTAAAACAACTTTAACACTTGTTGCTCTTATAAATAGAAGAGTCCCTAGTTAGTCAAAGACCTGTAACAGAGCTTCGCTCTTTTTAACAatcatttttatcaaaaaatgttttaatgaataGCGTTTCATTCACATAGCGGTCTCTAGAATTCCTATATAGTAAGGTTAAATATGCAAGCGACCCACGTATACAAGAGGATAAATAACTTATTGTCTCTTTATAACAGTATATTCGCGGTAGTTTTAGTTACAATGCAACTAAACGCTAGGTCAACTTATCACCTCCAGCGACATCCAACGCATTAggcctttaaatataaaatgtaaacgtCATCCTTTAGAATGTCAGTCGGGGTTAGGAATTAAGTAGCAATGTCTCCTATTTTATGTTCTATGTTTGATAGtttgtaatttgattttattttttgtattgtttttaaatatatgtttttattttaattgataaaatgtATTCTTGAGTTTATATAGCTATCACTTCAAGAGAGTATGGATCCACTGAAAATCAGTATCGCTGGTGACGGCAACTTACAGctgagtttatatttattttaggttatGTATGtgctttaatcaaataaacgtttttatatctttttctttcttttttattccGAATCGGTTCACTCGTGTCTCCTGCGGTGCCATACAAAGATCCCTCTTTTTGCTTCAGGGGTTAAAAATACATGTGgattaaaacttataactgaaaatattactttattaaaattctaattgTATGAATACTTCGCCTAAAACCATTTACCGCGGGTAAAACAAACGTGTATATAAAAATCCAAAATATCAAGTCGCATGCAATAATAACTACACCCCACATCACAAAGTTATTaatcaaaagaaaaattgcgacataacatattattaaaacatcaatAACACTAAAAGCTATTACGTACCAAaggtacaataatattaagacttcattataagttaaaacagcaatgaaaaatataatttgtacagCGAACAATAATATACCCATTGCAGAATAaatgtgaataattatttgagCAATAACTGAATTTATATACAGTTCGTTAAGGATCGGTTCGCCGTattcgtaaaatattatatatggtaTACTTAGGATTGCACCAAGGACAGCGATGATAATTGATCCCGTCTTGGGCGAAAGGCAGAAACAACATGCTGTGCTTGTAGGCAAACGGTTGAGGATGCTATCTGTCCTGTAATGTGTATTGTATGAAATGcctataaatctttaatattagttGATAAGATTGAATAAAGCTACGGAGCAGTGCAACGATGTGATCCAACCAGTACAAGAAATATGAGTAGGTACctatatacctacatatattgaaaaatatgttGTACTGAAGACCAAAATACTAAATACTATATTCTAAATtcttacatacattttaatttgcttTTTAATGCTGTATCTTCAAATtagcttattattttaaattgttccTTATTCTACTAACTacacaacaatattttaaagcatCTTAGAAACTCGTAGATATATCACATAACACGTAACTATAAACATATTgtcgttaaaattataaaataaagttgaaATTGACTAGTAACTGCTGCAAGACATTTGAGAATTATACACAAACTTCACCAAAGAGgtacaaaaagaaatatagtCTAAGTACAGCGTTTaccataaaatattgattattttatggTAAACGCAAAAacgcaacaaaaaaaattgtttattccatttttaataggaaactaaataattttcgGTTACAAGGACACATAAAGCTGACtgattagaaataatatatatttgtgaaaccaatatgttttatttcgcaacaattcaatatatcatttacaattcaatatttctCAAATTCCCagcaaaaaatatgtatttatcatgatgtaataataaaaccgaTTAATTGTTTAGTGTAATAGTAGTAATCTGTGGATTGTAGCAGTAGATTCGATGTCTTGCAGGAcatgaataataatagtaacatAATTACTATCTGCTGCgcctgtaattattttttttttccaatttttattttcattataacaataacaaaaattgtCGTATCTCCATGCTTTTCACTAGTGAAGGTATATGCAAAACTTTacatattcaattattaatcaactactttttcctttaattatgtaatttgtatAAGATATTGTCTTGAAATTAATCATAGTAAAtactaaagtaaataaaatgtttggaATTAAATTGAGTTGAGttcgtgtttataaatatcattttttgttttttgtaaagttAGCAGTTTGGAGATAGCCATACTTATATTGTATATGCAAACATCTGATGTGACGTAGAAGCCGCGCTGTCAGTGTATTGCAAATGCTGCCAACGTTAACTCATTAATTAGCTATCTATAATTACTACAAgattattaaaagatttacaaacaatta
Proteins encoded in this window:
- the LOC123718855 gene encoding nuclear receptor subfamily 2 group E member 1-like, yielding MESKPEILCRVCGDKASGKHYGVPSCDGCRGFFKRSIRRNLDYVCKETGRCVVDVNRRNQCQACRFSKCLRVNMKKDAVQHERAPRPITDQQHQTLQKLGYGFSRQTLSSSTLASPYPHFPYTLPERRMQFLHSFQDFSKLDGLPDVPLTSLVTPPLTPVSPFKLPIFPETFHYSVSHPGYLSNNIFYPPAMTECLHTLESMQNLESPLGTFYNKSDKTDLKTDKIKEDEVSSSEEARKNELNPISEGNQQNTAQNFERQDKGHNDQKVDTDKKLITDEKTVRQAESTVKSFATYGPICSFDINTEDMYAPAAELLVATIKWLHSISPFRQMSFKEQTCLLLCNWKELFILTAAQYSFSFDEDHISPTMLAKRSNIKEEIKKITFLLKKIMRSRLDKLDYDCLKSALLFRADCSIPNAELLQEQALTHLQKHCLSKDSCRLGKLMILLPNICLLANENFLEYLLFSSTTISDIQTMLIRIFTYTAI